The Gadus chalcogrammus isolate NIFS_2021 chromosome 10, NIFS_Gcha_1.0, whole genome shotgun sequence genome contains a region encoding:
- the lrit3a gene encoding leucine-rich repeat, immunoglobulin-like domain and transmembrane domain-containing protein 3a produces MRWAVLAQVALCCLGTVRCFCPAQCTCTPNSRDGGSVSSSVVCNDPDMADIPINVPVDTVKLRVEKTGVRRVPSEAFYYLPDLRYLWITYNAVSALDPGAFYNLKLLHELRLDGNQISVFPWDALREMPSLRTLDLHNNRLAALPAEAVALLPGLTYLDLSSNRLGTLPSDLMDLWPPFNGSPIRKGAGPKVILGLQDNPWICDCRLSKIIALSKMTDCPVVLMDLFVTCSGPENLAGVLLQRVELEQCVKPTVMTSATQLTSPLGSNLLLRCDATGLPTPSLLWAKSDGTYPNNTVQESPVDGVRWSIMSLLGILGRDAGNYSCSAKNYAGNAQATISVAVAGGDVTTPPPLGTSAEPGTSGGPAVSTALPSTPSVTSASTTINTTLVPTTAAAVTTPAPGSSPPTTAPPRLTTPPPPPPPAETKPPTPRPPKPPPGSDSRKLAADETSKKTDASRALRGLKVVEEGPDSAVLLWTTQGLARDAALTVVCSPYGDQDAKRTLETTAGSGKVLLEGLAPGLRYSVCLVGRGPIQGKDPCLDFYTLGEGGGPSLLLVASWVACAVALPLIGLLLYKIVALSCSGPPPDAEQLEKESYVGFETISMKQRGPGARASELWARRAPNDSERMMLCSRSSLDSQTTYKSESSRSEYLC; encoded by the exons ATGCGGTGGGCGGTGCTCGCCCAGGTGGCGCTCTGCTGCCTGGGGACGGTGCGCTGCTTCTGTCCGGCCCAGTGCACCTGCACCCCCAACAGCCGGGACGGGGGCTCGGTCAGCag CTCGGTGGTCTGCAACGACCCGGACATGGCGGACATCCCCATCAACGTTCCGGTGGATACGGTGAAGCTGCGCGTGGAGAAGACGGGCGTGCGGCGCGTCCCCAGCGAGGCCTTCTACTACCTGCCGGACCTGCGCTACCTCTGGATCACCTACAACGCCGTGTCGGCCCTGGACCCCGGGGCCTTCTACAACCTCAAGCTGCTCCACGAGCTGCGCCTCGACGGGAACCAGATCTCAGTGTTCCCCTGGGACGCCCTGAGGGAGATGCCCAGCCTGCGCACCCTGGACCTCCACAACAACCGGCTGGCGGCCCTGCCGGCCGAGGCGGTGGCCCTGCTGCCGGGCCTCACCTACCTGGACCTGTCCTCCAACCGGCTCGGCACCCTGCCCTCCGACCTCATGGACCTCTGGCCGCCCTTCAACGGGAGCCCCATACGCAAGGGCGCCGGGCCGAAGGTCATCCTAG GCTTGCAGGACAACCCCTGGATCTGCGACTGTCGCCTCTCCAAGATCATCGCGCTCTCCAAGATGACGGACTGCCCGGTGGTCCTGATGGACCTGTTCGTGACGTGCAGCGGACCCGAGAACCTGGCGGGAGTTCTGCTGCAGcgggtggagctggagcagtgCGTCAAACCCACGGTGATGACCTCGGCCACCCAGCTCACCTCCCCGCTGGGCAGCAACCTCCTGCTGCGCTGCGACGCCACCGGCCTGCCCACGCCCTCGCTGCTCTGGGCCAAGTCCGACGGAACCTACCCCAACAACACGG TCCAGGAGTCTCCGGTGGACGGCGTGCGCTGGTCCATCATGAGCCTGCTGGGGATCCTGGGGCGCGACGCGGGGAACTACAGCTGCAGCGCCAAGAACTACGCCGGCAACGCCCAGGCTACCAtctcggtggcggtggcggggggAGACGTTACCACGCCGCCGCCCCTTGGGACCAGCGCGGAGCCAGGGACCAGCGGGGGGCCAGCGGTCAGCACTGCCCTTCCCTCGACCCCCTCAgtcacctccgcctccaccaccatcaacaccaccctcgtccccaccaccgccgccgccgtcaccACCCCTGCCCCCGGCTCCtcgccccccaccaccgccccccccagACTGACCaccccgccgccaccgccccccCCGGCCGAGACCAAGCCCCCaacgccccgcccccccaaacccccgccCGGCAGCGACAGCAGGAAGCTGGCGGCCGACGAGACCAGCAAGAAGACGGACGCGTCGCGGGCCCTCAGGGGCctgaaggtggtggaggaggggcccgACAGCGCCGTGCTGCTCTGGACCACCCAGGGTCTGGCCCGGGACGCCGCCCTGACGGTGGTGTGCTCGCCGTACGGGGACCAGGACGCCAAGCGCACGCTGGAGACCACGGCGGGCAGCGGCAAGGTGCTGCTGGAGGGGCTGGCCCCCGGCCTGCGCTACTCGGTGTGCCTGGTGGGCCGGGGCCCCATCCAGGGGAAGGACCCCTGCCTGGACTTCTACACGCTGGGGGAGGGCGGCGGCCCCtcgctgctgctggtggccagCTGGGTGGCGTGCGCGGTGGCCCTGCCCCTCATCGGCCTGCTGCTCTACAAGATCGTGGCGCTGTCGTGCAGCGGGCCGCCGCCCGACGCGGagcagctggagaaggagagctACGTCGGGTTCGAGACTATCTCCATGAAGcagcggggccccggggcccgggccAGCGAGCTCTGGGCCCGCCGGGCCCCCAACGACTCGGAGAGGATGATGCTCTGCTCCCGCTCCAGCCTCGACTCCCAGACCACCTACAAGAGCGAGAGCTCCAGGTCAGAGTACCTCTGCTGA